CCAGACCGCGCGCGACCCTGATCTCTGGGTCATCGAGTTCGAGGCGCCGGACCTGATCCCGCCTTTCGAGGCGCGAATCCTGCCCTGACGCCTGTCCGGCTCAGCAGACGAAGTCGGCCTCGGCCACCTGCCCGCCCTGGGCGACGCGGTGGATATTGCCCCACATCTGGTTGATGGTGCTGGCGAAGTTGTCCGCCGCCATGGCCGCGATATGCGGCGTGACCACGGCGTTATCCAGCTTCAGCAGCGGGTGGTCGGCCGGCACCGGCTCGGTCTCATAGACATCGGTGGCGGCGCCCAGGATTTCCTTGGCCCTCAGCGCCTCCACCAGGTCGCTCTCGATCACCACGCCGCCGCGGGCGCAGTTGATCAGCACGGCCTTGGGCTTCATGGACTGCAGCGCCTTGCGGTCGATCATGCCCTTGGTCTGCGGCGTCATCGGGCAGTGGAGGGAGACGATGTCGCTCTCGGCCAGGATCTCCGGCACGGTCGCGAAGCGCACGCCCTGGGCGGCCTCTTCCTCGGCGCTCAGGCGGCGGGTCTTGTTGTAGAGCACGGTGGAGCCGAAGGCCTTCACCATCCGCGCCACATTCTGGCCGATCGCGCCATAGCCGATGATGCCGACGGTCTTGCCGGAGATCATCAAGCTCTCCTTCGGCAGGGTCGTGGTGCGCCAGGCGCCGTTCTCGCGCAGCGCGGCATGGCCGAAGGCGAGGTTGCGCAGCAGCGCGATCATCAGGCCCACCGCGAATTCCGCCACCGGCACGGCATTGCTGCCGGTGGTGCGGGCCACCGTGACGCCCTGGGCCCTGGCGGCGTCCAGGTCGAAATTATCGACGCCCACGCCCCATTTATGCAGCAGCTTGGCCTTCCTGGCTGCCGCCAGCAGCTCCGCGTCCACCGGGATCTGGCCGGAGACGATATAATCCGCGTCCACCACAAGCTCCTTGAGCTCGGCGTATTCGCGCGTCTTGGCGTGTTCCAGCGTCAGGCCGGGCGGCAGCAGCGCGCGCATCCGGTCGGCGGTGGTGGGCGTGATGGGGTCGAGGACGATGATCTTTTCGTTCATGTCACAGGCATAATCCGTAAATCGCCAACCGAAAATGCCTGGTTAAGGCTATTTTGCCTTCGCCTTGGCATGCGCGACGCGCAAAGCATTGCAAAACCGGCATGGCACCATCCGCAAGCCGTCGTTGACGTGGGTGCCCGGAGCGCCCGAGGTTCCGTCCATGCAGCAGATCATAACCGAAGCCGCGCCCGCAACGGCGGAACACCGGCAGCCGGAGTCCCGAACCGCCGATGACGAGCATCTGGTCCGGGCGGCCGCACGGCTGACGCGCGACCTCGGGGCGGCAAGGCCGGCGATCTACTGGACCGACCTGCTGCTGTCGGCCGGGCTGGGCTATGCGGCACTCGTCCTCGCCATCCTCGCATCCCCCCTATGGGTGAAGCTGCTGGCGGGCGGCGTCTCGGTCATGGCGCTCTACCGCGCGCTGAGCTTCATCCATGAGCTGACGCATCTGAAGCCCACCGCCGTGCAGGGCTTCCGAACCGCCTGGAACCTGCTGGTGGGCGTGCCGATGCTGGTGCCCTCCTTCATGTATGAAGGGGTGCACAACCTGCACCATGCCCGTACCCGCTACGGCACGGCCGAGGACCCGGAATACCTGCCGCTGGCGCTGATGAAGCCCTGGAGGGTGGCGTTGTTCCTGCTTGTCTCCGCCCTGGCGCCGGTGGCGCTGCTGCTGCGCTACGCGGTGCTGGCGCCGCTCTCCGCCCTGGTGCCGCCGCTGCGGCGCGTGGTGGTGGAGCGCTATTCCGCCCTGGCCATCGACCCTGACTTCCGCCGCAAGCCGCCGGAAGGGAAGGCGCGGCGGGACTGGCACCGCTGGGAAGCCATCGCCTGCCTCTGGGCCTGGGCGCTGATCGGGGCCGGGTTCCTGGCGACCGGGGCCTTCGTCACCTTCCTGCTGGTGACCTCGGGCGTGGCGGTGCTGAACCAGCTGCGCACCCTGGTGGCCCATCTCTGGGAGAATGAGGGCGAGCCGCTGACCATCGCCGAGCAGTATCTGGACAGCGTGAACGTGCCGCCGCCGGGGCTGCTGCCGGCCCTCTGGGCGCCGGTCGGGCTGCGCTACCATGCGCTGCATCACCTGCTGCCGGGCCTGCCCTACCACGCCCTGGGCGAGGCGCACCGCCGGCTGAGCGCCGAGATGCCGCAGGCCTCGGCCTTCCACCGCGCCAATTACGGCGGCATGGCCGGGCTGCTGATGCGTCTCTTCGGCGGCATCGGCCGCCCCGGGCTCAGCGGTCGGTAAGCCGGAACTCGATCCGGCGGTTGCGGGCCAGCGCATCCGAGGAATCGCCGGGGTCCAGCGGCTGGTTATCGCCGAAGGCCGCGGCGGCGATATGGTTGGCCGGCAGGCCCTCGCTGATCAGCAGCTGCGCCACGGCAATGGCGCGGGCGGCCGAAAGCTCCCAGTTGCTGGCATAGCGGCTGCTGCTGATCGGGCTGCGGTCGGCATGGCCATCCACCCGCAGGATCCAGGGCAGATCGGGCGGGAAGCGCCTGCTCACCTCCAGCAGCACCTTGGCCAGTTCGCGGATCTGCTGCCGCCCGGCGGCGGAGAGGTCGGCGCTGCCGGGCGGGAAGAGCACCTCGCTCTGGAAGACGAAGCGGTCGCCGACGATACGCACTTCCGACCGGTCGCCCAGCACGTCGCGCAGGCGGCCAAAGAAGTCGCTGCGATAGCGCTGCAGCTCCTCCACCCGTGCCGCCAGCGCCGCGTTCAGCCGCTGGCCCAGCGACGTGATCTGCGTGTCCTTGTCGCGCCCGGCGGCTTCCTCGGCATCCAGCAGGCTGGCGATGCGCGACAGCTCGGCCCGCAGCTCCGAGATCTGCCGGGTCAGCAGCGCCACCTGGGCGCGGGCGCTCTCGGCCAGCCGGGCATGGCCGGTGGCCTCCTCCTCCGCCCGGCGGCGGGCCTCGCCGGCCTCGGCGAGGCTGCGCTCCGCGGCCTCGGCGCGGCGGGTGGCCTCCTCGGCGGCGCTGCGGGCGGCGGCTGTGTCGCCGGCACGCTCCAGCGCGGCCTGGGTGCGCTGCTCCAGCTCATCGCGCAGGGCGGTCAGCGCCCGCACCTGGTCGGTCAGCCGGGCAATGTCTGACAGCCGGGCCTCGATGGTGGCGCGGTCGGCCTGCACGGTTCGGTCCAGCTCCGCCATGGTCTGGCGTATCCGGTCCAGCTCGGCGCGGGCGCTGGCGAGGTCAGCCTCCGCGCTGCTGGCCTGGGCCCGCTGCTCGGCCAGTTGCCGGCGGGTCTCGGTCAGGTCGCGGGCGGTGGTGGCGGCATCGGCGCCGCGGGTCTCGGCGCGGGAGAGGGCCTCGGCCAGCCGGCTCTCCAGGCTGGCGATGCGGTCGGTCGCGCCGCGGGAGGATGCTTCGAGATCGGCCAGCCGCGCGGACAGGCGGTCCCGGTCGGCGCGCAGGGCGTCACGGTCGGCGGTCTGGCGGTCCCGCTCGTCCCGCAGGCTGCCGAGCTGCGCCAGGGCGGCATCGCGCGCCGTCGTGGCGCCGCGCAGCTCCTCCGTCATGCGGGAGAGGCGGCCGCGCAGTTCCTCGCCCGTGCCGCGCTCCAGGGCCAGCAGGTCGGCCAGCTCCGCCACCTGCCGGTTCAGCCGGTCCAGCGCCTGATCGCGGGAGGAGAGGGCGACGGAGAGAAAGCCCTGCGCCAGCACGAAGACCAGCAGGACGAAGATCAGCACCATCAGCAGGGTGGATAGGGCATCCACATAGCCGGGCCAGGCATTCGGCCCCTCGCCACCTTTTCCCCGGCGCAGTGCCACGGCCTAGCGCGGCCCCTCATCCGCCAGGGCGGCGATGGTGCGGGCGAGGATCTTGATCTCCCCCCGGATCTCCGCCGTCGCCTGGGCGCGGCCCTGGGAGACATCCTCCAGCAGGCGCGCCAGGTAGAGTTCAAGGTTCCGCAGATGCCCGCGCGAGGCCTCGTCCAGCGCGCCCTGGGACTGCGCGTCGGCCAGCCGCGTCAGGGTAGGGGCCAGCACCGCCTGCCCCTCGGCCACCCGCTGCATCAGCACCTGGCTGGCGCGCATCTGGTCGGCGAGGATGGAGAGCCGCTCCGTCAGCGTCACCAGCGCCTGGGCGGAGGCGGCGCGGCCTTCCTCGCCCCGGGTCATGATGCGCTGGAGGTTCTCCAGATTCTCGGCCGTCTGCTCCAGCAGGGCCTGCACATAGATGGGGACGGAGCCGCCGATCTCACCATCGCCGCTGCCGCCCAGCACACCGGAGGAGAGGCGGGTGACACCCGCCAGCCATTCCTCCAGCTCGTTGTAGAAGCGGGTCTGCGCCTGCCCGGCCGTCAGGTCCAGGAAGCCCAGCACCAGCGCGCCGGCGAGGCCCAGCATGGAGGAGGAAAAGGCCACGCCCATGCCGCGCAGCGGCTGCGTCAGGCCGGATTTCAACTGGTTGAAGAGCTGGTTCAGGTCGCCCGAGCCCACGGACATGGAGCCGATCACCTCGGCCACCGAGCCGATGGTCAGGATCAGCCCCCAGAAGGTGCCGAGCAGACCGAGGAAGATGGAGAGGTTCGTGACATAGCGCGACAGATCCCGGCTCTCGTCCAGGCGGGAGGCGATGCCATCCAGCACGCTCCGCATGGCGGGGGCGGAGAGGGAGAGGCGGTCGCCACGCTTGGTGGCGAACATCGAGGCCATCGGGCTCAGCAGCCGGGGCGCCGGGCGGGCGGGGGCACCGGGGCGCGGCTCGCGGAAGCCTTCCAGCCAGGCGACCTCGGGGTTCAGGCTCACCACCTGCCGGATGTTCCAGGCGATGCCGAGCAGCAGCACCGCCAGGATGACGCTGTTCAGCACCGGATTGGCGGCGAAGATCTGCAACAGTTCGCCCGACAGCACCGCCGCCAGCACGGCAACCGCCACCAGGAAGACCAGCATCCGCAGCAGGTAGCGATTGGGGCGTGTCATGGGCGGGGGCGGGCCTATTGGCTTTGGGCGGCGAGGCTGGGGCTGACGGCGCCGGGAGGCAGCAATTCTATCGCGTCCTCGGCGGCAGCGGTGCGGCCCAGGGGGCGCAGGTCGATGCGGGTGCCCGGCAGGCCACCGGCTTCCAGCGCCCGGCGAATCGCCTGGGCGCTGGCCAGCGAGGCACGGCGGGCCACCGAGATATCCTCGGCCGGACCCACCACCTGCGCCACCACGACGACGCGGCCGACGGTCTCGGCGGCCAGGCGGCGGCCGATCTCGGCCAGGGTATTGGTGGTGGCGGGGTCCAGCTTGCCGTTCGCGGCCATGCCCTCGATCCGCCAGCCGCCATCCGGCAGGCTTCGCATGCTCGGCGGCAGATTGACCATCGAGAGTTGCTGCGGGGGTGCGGCGGGGCGCGGCGGCTGGTTCAGGTCCGGCGGCGCGGGCGCGGCGGGCGCCGGGTCGGAAGGCGCCGGGGCCTCCGGCTGGCGGCGCAGCCCGGTGGGGGCGCCGACCTGCGCCAGGGCCGGCGCGGCCAGCAACAGGCCGAGCGGCAGCGCCAGCAGGACGCGGCGTCGGAGGGGAGGGGCGGGGAAGGTGTAACGGAAACGCATATGTGGCGAACCCTAGACCCTTTCCCCCCGCAGGCTCAATGCAGGGCTCCCGCTGGCGGCGGTTATCGCCGCCGCGTGAGGGGAATCAGCCTTCCTGACGGCCTTCAGCGCGGGCGCGGGCGATCATGGCGGTGCCTTCCAGAACCACGTCCCGCAGCTTGGGCTGCAGGAAGGAATTGCCGGCGACGATATCGCCAGCAGGGTAGGGGGAGCTGCCATCCGGGGCCGTGGCATAGCCGCCGGCTTCCTTCAGGATGACCAGGCCCGCCGCCATGTCCCAGGGCTTGATGCCCAGTTCCCAGTAGCCGTCGTAGCGGCCGGCCGCCGTCCAGGCGAGATCGAGCGCCGCGGCGCCCATGCGGCGCACGCCGGCCACCTGCGGCATCAGCCGCGCCAGGGTCGCGCTGAACTCGGCCTTGCGGCCGACGGAGGCGAAGGGAATGCCGGTGGCGAAGACCGCGCTCAGCATGTCCCGGCGGCCGGAGACGCGCAGGCGGCGGTCGTTCAGGAAGGCGCCGGCACCCTTCTCGGCCCAGAACATCTCGTCGGCGGCGGGGTTGTAGATGACGCCGGCCATGATCTCGCTGGTGTTCTCACCCGTGCGCTTCTCGATGCCGACCGAGATGCACCAGTGCGGGATGCCGTGCAGGAAGTTGGTGGTGCCGTCCAGCGGGTCGATCACCCAGCGCCATTCCCAGTCATCCGCGCCGGTCTGGCCGCCTTCCTCGCCCAGGAAGGCGAAGTTGGGGCGGGCGCGGGAGAGTTCGTGGCGCAGCGTCTCCTCGGCCCGCAGATCGGCCTGGGAGACAAAATCGCCCGGCCCCTTCATGCTGACCTGCAGCTGCTCCACCTCGCCGAAATCGCGCAGCAGGCGCTTGCCGGCCTTCTGCACGGCGGCCACGACCACATTCAGGGCGGGGGAAAGACGAGCGGACTGAGCCACGGTGAGCACTCCGGTTGGGCCGGTAGAAAGAAAACGGCCGCGGCGGAAGGGTTCCGCCGCGGCAAAGGGGGCGCTTCGGGTCAGGCGCCCGGAAGGGTTCAGCCCTTGGCGCGCTCGACGTAGGAGCCGTCTTCCGTCTTCACCACGATCTTCTCGCCGGCGGTGATGAAGGGCGGCACCAGGGTCTTCACGCCGTTGGACAGCAGCGCGGGCTTGTAGGAGGAGGAGGCGGTCTGCCCCTTCACCACCGGATCGGCCTCGGCCACTTCCAGCGTCACGTTCTGCGGCAGCTCCATGGCCACCGGGTCGCCCTCGATCAGCTTGACCGAGACCGTCATGTTCTCTTCCAGGAAGGGCAGGCGGTCACCCAGGATGGCGGCGGGGACGACGGTCTGCTCGAAGGTCTCCGGGTCCATCAGCACCAGGTTCTCACCGTCGGCGTAGGAGTAGGTGAACTCCTTGTCCTCGGTCATCAGGCGCTCGACGGTGTCGGCGGTGCGCCAGCGGTCGTCCTTCTTGGTGCCGGTCTTGATGTCGCGCATCTCAACCTGGATGAAGGCGCCGCCCTTGCCCGGCGTGATGATCTGGATCTTCAGCACGGTCCAGCGACGGCCCTCGTACTCGATGACCTGGCCGGGGCGCATCTGGTTGGCCTGCTGCTTCATGGGCTGGACACCTGTCTCTGAAGACGCTTGAAGGAACGGTAAAGGGCCGCGCTTCCGGTTGCACGGAAGGCGGGTGGGGCCGGGGTTTAACGCGGGGAAGGGGTTCGGGGCAATGGGGCGGACCTCACGTCCGCCCGATCAGCTCCCGGACCCGGGCGGCCAGCGCGTCCATGGTAAAGGGCTTGACCATGACGTGAACGCCCGGCCCCGCCCGGCCTTCGCCAATCACGCTGCTCTCGGTATAGCCGGTGATGAAGACCACCTT
This genomic window from Roseomonas marmotae contains:
- a CDS encoding 2-hydroxyacid dehydrogenase; its protein translation is MNEKIIVLDPITPTTADRMRALLPPGLTLEHAKTREYAELKELVVDADYIVSGQIPVDAELLAAARKAKLLHKWGVGVDNFDLDAARAQGVTVARTTGSNAVPVAEFAVGLMIALLRNLAFGHAALRENGAWRTTTLPKESLMISGKTVGIIGYGAIGQNVARMVKAFGSTVLYNKTRRLSAEEEAAQGVRFATVPEILAESDIVSLHCPMTPQTKGMIDRKALQSMKPKAVLINCARGGVVIESDLVEALRAKEILGAATDVYETEPVPADHPLLKLDNAVVTPHIAAMAADNFASTINQMWGNIHRVAQGGQVAEADFVC
- a CDS encoding fatty acid desaturase family protein, translated to MQQIITEAAPATAEHRQPESRTADDEHLVRAAARLTRDLGAARPAIYWTDLLLSAGLGYAALVLAILASPLWVKLLAGGVSVMALYRALSFIHELTHLKPTAVQGFRTAWNLLVGVPMLVPSFMYEGVHNLHHARTRYGTAEDPEYLPLALMKPWRVALFLLVSALAPVALLLRYAVLAPLSALVPPLRRVVVERYSALAIDPDFRRKPPEGKARRDWHRWEAIACLWAWALIGAGFLATGAFVTFLLVTSGVAVLNQLRTLVAHLWENEGEPLTIAEQYLDSVNVPPPGLLPALWAPVGLRYHALHHLLPGLPYHALGEAHRRLSAEMPQASAFHRANYGGMAGLLMRLFGGIGRPGLSGR
- a CDS encoding peptidoglycan -binding protein, with product MALRRGKGGEGPNAWPGYVDALSTLLMVLIFVLLVFVLAQGFLSVALSSRDQALDRLNRQVAELADLLALERGTGEELRGRLSRMTEELRGATTARDAALAQLGSLRDERDRQTADRDALRADRDRLSARLADLEASSRGATDRIASLESRLAEALSRAETRGADAATTARDLTETRRQLAEQRAQASSAEADLASARAELDRIRQTMAELDRTVQADRATIEARLSDIARLTDQVRALTALRDELEQRTQAALERAGDTAAARSAAEEATRRAEAAERSLAEAGEARRRAEEEATGHARLAESARAQVALLTRQISELRAELSRIASLLDAEEAAGRDKDTQITSLGQRLNAALAARVEELQRYRSDFFGRLRDVLGDRSEVRIVGDRFVFQSEVLFPPGSADLSAAGRQQIRELAKVLLEVSRRFPPDLPWILRVDGHADRSPISSSRYASNWELSAARAIAVAQLLISEGLPANHIAAAAFGDNQPLDPGDSSDALARNRRIEFRLTDR
- a CDS encoding MotA/TolQ/ExbB proton channel family protein, with protein sequence MTRPNRYLLRMLVFLVAVAVLAAVLSGELLQIFAANPVLNSVILAVLLLGIAWNIRQVVSLNPEVAWLEGFREPRPGAPARPAPRLLSPMASMFATKRGDRLSLSAPAMRSVLDGIASRLDESRDLSRYVTNLSIFLGLLGTFWGLILTIGSVAEVIGSMSVGSGDLNQLFNQLKSGLTQPLRGMGVAFSSSMLGLAGALVLGFLDLTAGQAQTRFYNELEEWLAGVTRLSSGVLGGSGDGEIGGSVPIYVQALLEQTAENLENLQRIMTRGEEGRAASAQALVTLTERLSILADQMRASQVLMQRVAEGQAVLAPTLTRLADAQSQGALDEASRGHLRNLELYLARLLEDVSQGRAQATAEIRGEIKILARTIAALADEGPR
- a CDS encoding inositol monophosphatase family protein, whose amino-acid sequence is MAQSARLSPALNVVVAAVQKAGKRLLRDFGEVEQLQVSMKGPGDFVSQADLRAEETLRHELSRARPNFAFLGEEGGQTGADDWEWRWVIDPLDGTTNFLHGIPHWCISVGIEKRTGENTSEIMAGVIYNPAADEMFWAEKGAGAFLNDRRLRVSGRRDMLSAVFATGIPFASVGRKAEFSATLARLMPQVAGVRRMGAAALDLAWTAAGRYDGYWELGIKPWDMAAGLVILKEAGGYATAPDGSSPYPAGDIVAGNSFLQPKLRDVVLEGTAMIARARAEGRQEG
- the efp gene encoding elongation factor P, which encodes MKQQANQMRPGQVIEYEGRRWTVLKIQIITPGKGGAFIQVEMRDIKTGTKKDDRWRTADTVERLMTEDKEFTYSYADGENLVLMDPETFEQTVVPAAILGDRLPFLEENMTVSVKLIEGDPVAMELPQNVTLEVAEADPVVKGQTASSSYKPALLSNGVKTLVPPFITAGEKIVVKTEDGSYVERAKG